The sequence below is a genomic window from Brettanomyces bruxellensis chromosome 9, complete sequence.
GATCGTCGTTGATTTGATCAATTGAGTAActcaattttttgattacATATTGAAGTTATACAGGTCAGTGTATAACAGATATAATAGGGTAATCTGATACAAGGTGAAAGATACAATGTTAAATGGactaataaataaataaatgttaTTAACATAACACGTGAATTATTGGAAATGGTTTCATAGCCAATTCTGATGATACAaccaaataataaatatagcTAGTGGTTTAATAGCTCAATAACAAAAGTAAGAACTATCGTATCCAATATGGTACAAATTTTGTCCAATCCATCCCTATTGTAAACCAGCTAGTTAGCGAAAATGATATAAAGCGAATCATTGTTTGGCGTCTCTTGCCTTTTTGATCTCCTCTAGTTCTTTAACTCTCCGCTTAAAATCTAAATATTCGCAATGCTCATAATCATGTCTTTCTTCGACACAATTCCATGGCATATACCATCCTTCCTTTCGACATTTATTTAGTGGAATAAGTAGACCCGCACATCTGTCCCTGAAAGGAAGGGGCacattattctttttcatttcatcaCGGGAAACTATGTCAACATCAAGTGAAGCCGAAGTTAGTATATACAGTGCAcaaaaactttgaatgCATTTAAATTaatggaaaataaatgtatGACAACACAATTTCCGTACAAATGCACAATAAAACATACTTGGTTCTGGAAGCTCGGTGATCATCCTGTCTATTATATCAACAATTAAGATTATAAATATAAGCAGGCTTTTTAAATCTTGTACCAAAGAGTAAGTTCGTAACTGTCTTACAATATGTAGCTCTGAACGAATTTCAATCGGTAATCTATCCTCCTGtctgatttctttttctttcagcGCTCACTTACTCGTATGCGAATTGTCGGTGTTACGACTGAAACATGTCCAGCCGATCGACgcattaataaaaaatcGAGGCAGACTAAACGCGTCTGTTATTGAATTATTTCGtctctttatttatcttatttttgCATTAAATAAACACTCAACTAACTTTCAGAAGGGGAGCAAAATAACCATCTTTATTAACAGCAGAATTAGTATTGCCGCCTTTAAAAATAAGGTGCTGAACGGAATTAGAACTTGCAATGACGGAGATGGATAGCGATACCTCTCCAATTGCTGCTTCCAGATCAACAATAGAGACGGACGCGGATGGGGACGTCGAAATGAATAGTGATAATGATTCAAATAATCTGGTGGCGCCAAATCAGAACTTAGAGAAGGCACTTAAAATCGAAGCGAAtgcaaatggaaatgaGGATAATAAGATGGCTATTTCAGGTACGCATATGATCGAAGTTGTGGGCATTGAACCTGTTGCATCGGGAGATTCTATTAATACAGTGACGAACACTGAAGGTGAAAGACTAAATGATAAAGAACCTCCTATAGAAGGTGGGGGAGCTCAAACTGATACAGTAAAGAAGCGTACAATTGCAAGTGACATGAAGGTTCCAGAGAAAGTGGAATCCTCAGAACCTGAGGCCCCGATACCAAGACTTGTTATAGAGAGACTAGTGCttacaaatttcaaatcCTATGCAGGAAAGCAAATCGTGGGACCATTTCATCCATCCTTTAGTGCGGTTGTTGGTCCAAATGGCTCTGGAAAATCTAATGTGATTGATTCTTTACTTTTTGTGTTTGGATTCAGAGCATCTAAGATGAGACAATCCAAGCTTAGGGAGTTGATTCATAACTCAGAGCAATTTAAAAATCTCCCTTTTTGCAGAGTAGATGTTCATTTCAAGAAAGTGCTTGATAAGATCGATGCACATGGCAGGAGTTATACAGAAGATGTTCCAAATTCACAGTTGATTGTCTCTCGAAAAGCTTTGAGAAACAATAGTTCAGTTTATTATGTTAATAACCACACAAGCAACTTTACCCGTGTTCGCTCCATTTTGAAGGGCGAAGGTATTGATTTAGATCATAAAAGATTTTTAATCTTACAGGGTGAGGTGGAGAGCATTGCCCAAATGAAGCCTAAAGCGGAAAAAGATAGTGACGATGGATTATTAGAGTATCTTGAGGATATTATAGGAACATCGAAGtacaaaaattcaattgaAGATGCTACAACAAATATTGAAGAATTGAACGACATTTGCGTTGAAAAGAAGCGACGTTTTGATTTTGTGGAAAAGAGCAAAGATGAGTTAGTGGCgccaaaaaatgaagcaCTTGAATACCTTGCtcaggaaaagaagttcttagataaaaaaacaatatATCTTCAATTATCGTTAAGAAAGGATCAAAAAAGCTTGGAACAGAATAAGAAAATCTTAGATAATTTGATTAAAAAGTTGGAGCAGTACAAAACTGAGGAAGCTTCTAATGCAAAGAAGATCGCGCAACTTAAGGCCAAGAAAGAAACTATAATGAATGAACTTAACTTAACTGAAGgggaaataaataaactaaaaaaagaacacaggaaaatggagaagaacAAGGTGACTATGGATGAGAAGCTTAAACATTTAGAAAATAGTCGTAAAAAGGCAACAAAGTCTTTGGAAAACCAAACACTTTCATTAAAGGAAAGCAGGTCAACATTGGAGATCACTCAACagaatatacaaaaatataaaaccGATGAGAAAGAACTCCAACAAAAattagaagaagaaaagcagaaactTGATGATATTAAAATGAGCTTGTCAGACAAAACAAAGGACTTATCAAAGAAGATGGAAGTCTTACAGCAGGAGTTGGAGCCATGGCAGAGTAAGATAGATGAGAAACAGGGTGAAATTGACGTGAAGAAATCAGAACAAGAAATGCTACAAAAGCAGGTATCAGCTTTCATTGAAGAGATGAAGGATCTTGAACAGTCGGTGGACGAAAAGAACGAGCTTATtcaatcaaaaaagaagcaaatatCCATTTTGGAGCAGGAGTACGCACATgttcaaaatcaaattgATCTGGGGGAGCCAGAAGTACAGGATGCATCAGACAAGCTAAATATTATGGAAAGACAACTTACTGTTGCTCGTCAAAAAATGGAGGATGCAAAATCACGTGTGAATAATACAGAATCTAGAAATAGAGTTCTCCGAGCATTAAATCACTTAAAAGATACTGGCCGACTAAATGGATTTCATGGTCGGTTGGGAGATTTAGGTGTCATTGATGATAAATATGATGTTGCCGTTTCTACAGGTGGCGGTTCTCTAGATGATATGGTAGTCGATACAGTTGAATGTGCTCAGCAATGCATTTCGTATATTAGAAAAAATGGTCTAGGTTTTGGAAAATTCataattttgaataaacTTCGTCATTTCAATATGAGTAAGATACAAACCCCGGAAAATGTATCACGGCTTTTTGATTTGATAGAACCCGTCGACCGTAAATTTGCTCCGGCATTTTATTCATCGATGTACGATACCTTGGTCGCACAAGATCTAAGAGTGGCAAATAGAGTTGCATTTGGTGGAAGACGTCGTTGGAGAGTTGTTACATTGGATGGCAAGCTTGTGGATGCAAGTGGCACAATGTCAGGTGGTGGATCTTCGGTATTTCGTGGTGCTATGAAGCTTAGATCCAAACATCCGGCTGGCGCACATGAAATCACGCCTGAGCAGCTGAATGCGTTAATTTTGGATGTTCAAAACAaggaaaaagcatttaaTGAGGCCTCCACagcttttcaacaaatggAAAAGGCACTAGATGAGTTTAAGGATCGTCTTCCTCAAATAGGTGTCGAATCGTCTAAACTTGAGGTTGAAATTGACTCTCTTGTGGATGAGGGTAAAGAAGCCAAGAACGGACttaaagaaatgaaattgaaCAAAGGCGCAAATGATAAGCTATACgcacaaataaaacaagtCGAACAAAGTATCAACACTTTAAGCGAGGAAAAGGTTAAAATTGAGAAGGAATGTTCGGGATTAAAAACACAAATAGCAAGTATTCAACAAAAGATAATGGATGTGGGTGGTGTTAAACTTAAGATGCAAAGGGCCAAAGTTGATTCcgtcaaacaaaaaatggaaatactttttgaaaagaaatcacAGGATGATATAGTGATAAGTAAAACaaagaacaaaataaagagatTGACAGACGGAATTGCTGCTGACAAAGAAGAGATCAAGAAATCGGAGGATACAATTTCtgatattcaaaatgatTACGCAGATCGAATaaagaattttgaaaatgcgGAGGAGAAAATCAGGCAGTTGGAGGCTGAAAAGACGGATATAgtagataaaaaagagaaaatagagGAGGAAATAGAGACTGTCAATACGGAAATTAATGATTTAAGGAGACAAGAAATTAAGATAATGGGCGATGCAGATCAATACAAGTTCGTTATCGAAAGCTGTCAAGGAAGAATTAATGACATATATGATAAAGACGGCAAACTTCCCTTTAGGAATGtaaaaaaacttttgggCTGGATGAACGAGGAAGAATTAAAACCATACATCCAGGATAGAAACTTGCTTCCAAAACTCAATCCAGAGGAACTAGATGCAACGGATTTGCTTAATCTTAAAAGAGAGGTGGCACAAATGTCACAACAAATAGAAAGTACACAGGTTGATCTTGATGTTCTTTATGAATATACAAAAAGATACGCTGAATTCTCAGAGAGGAAAGCTGATCTTAACACATCTGTTGAAGCAAGGGATAAGGCTAAGAATGAATGCGaggatttgaaaaaaaagagactAGATGAATTTATGTCAGGATTCACTCAAATTTCATCTACATTAAGGGAAATGTATCATATGATTACCATGGGAGGAAATGCAGAACTTGAACTTGTGGATTCCTTAGACCCATTTTCTGAAGGTATATTGTTCTCTGTCATGCCACCCAGAAAATCATGGAAGAACATTGGAAATCTATCTGGAGGGGAGAAAAcgctttcttctttagcTTTAGTGTTTGCTCTTCATGCATACAAACCTACTCCGTTGTATGTTatggatgaaatagatGCGGCATTGGATTTCCGGAATGTGAGTATTGTTGCAAATTATATAAAGGGAAAGACTAAAAATGCACAATTCGTTGTTATCTCATTGAGAAATAATATGTTTGAGTTAGCTGAAAGGCTTGTTGGAATTTACAAAGTGAATAACATGACAAGGTCGGTGACACTCGAAAACAAAGATATTCTCCATACTAATGCTACACCCAAAAGAGtggaagagaagaagcaggATGTTGGAAACCCAGATAGGGAAACAATAGAGagtaataaagaaaaataggCCGAAAACatttgaagatgttgaCAAACTATAATTATTGAGTGCAGTTGATCATATATGCAGTTTTGTTGAATCGGTTAGTAGCgaaatttagaataagaAACTAAAATAGTAAAGATGCCCAAAAATTAAACCAGGTAGAAAGTAAAATTTATAACCGCATCACTATTGCATTTGTATATAACGTCGAATATAGTGAGAACCGTACATATATAAGATCAGGAAACCCAAATGTTacataaaaatattaaaaacCCAAACGACAAAGCAATATTCTAAATCAATTCCTAAAGCATCAATTTTTCAGAAGTTCATCTAACCTTTGATCTAACTCCTTCTTATTATAGTCATGCCAAGGATAGAAAGAATTAGATTTTGCCACATGACCATGTCCCTTTTTAGCCTTTATATCAGCTTCTGAAGCTCCACATTTGACAGTGACGATTGTTTCCATGGGTAATTCGactccttcttcttggagcaatttctttttatgATCTGAGATTTGACACGGAACGGTTTTTCGGGTTATGATATTAGACATAAGACCCGGAGAGCACAACATCAAGCTTGCTATTAACGTGAAATATGAATCGTTCGCTCCGTTATGAAGAAAGGAGTGTGGAATTCCGAGCTTATTAAGAACATAGCTCAACGATGATTTATGATTCTTTCCCACATACATATAATTCCAAAGCTTTTGTGTATCTATGATTCTAGTTGGCtttggaaatggaaaattaTGCTTCCGAAGAAGCCTAAGATCCCCCTGAACGCCGTGTCCAACAATTACTGTTTTGGGCCCCAATTTGTTTAATAAAGTTCccaccattttttttgcttctgaCATGGTCACAATTGTTGAAACACCGGTTATATTATTCCCCTTGGCATCTGGGACAAAACGACCATTACGATGCTTAATAAATTCCTTAATAATGAGATGGAAACAAACAATATGGGGAAATAAAGCGGTCTTCTGGTACCGTGGATTATATATGGATATTCCAATTTCTGTTATTTCAGATGTCTTTCTCTCATACATTTCGATGTCGATTGACAACAAATTGAATTCTCTTAATTGAACAAGAGAAGTGGACTCATCTGCCGTAAGAACTTTATCATCTTCTACGGGGTGCACAGGGGCATCAATACATTTTCGAGAAGAGTTCATATTCTGCGAAGATGCTTTTGAGGAGTCTAAAACTCTTTGCGAATTATTATCACCAGGATTATGCGTTACTCCTGCTTTCAAGACTTTTAGAACTTTTCGATTTATTGACTTTCTATTCCTAAGCGTTTTGGCTTTATTCGAtcctttttgaatttttctcATTGACTTTCCGGGAACAGATAGCTCATCAACACTAACAACGTCGAGTAAACTTTCCGTATTTATTGTTGATTTGAAAACTGCAGAATCGTCAACACTGAATTGATTTTCCTTGCTTTCCAAGGAAATATGGGTGTTACTGCTCAATGATCTCGGATACTGGTAATGAGCAGAAGTTATGTCCTTATTATAATGTGAATTTGCCGGGGATAGTAATAAACAATTCAACCGGAATAACTTTACAAAATGAATGGGCTGTGAAATTCCCCAGATCCTTAACATCTGTATCAGATCTTTCTGAATGAGGTATGTCAGCgatacaaaaaaatgaaaagtatCAAAGGCGATTCATCGTCAGGATATATAACAGCATGTAGATATAcatgtaatttttttttgaccgAATCGAAAAATTTCTCCGATGCTGAGATGCACTCGAGATACGAGAGATGATACCccagctttttttttctgcgaAACAAATTTCAGATCCATCAAAATTTAGTATAACAACCTTAAATTACTCTTTAAACCATTAAACATGATTCTACATACACAGATAGAAATACAACatgaaaggaaaatagCATCCACAATTATTATATGCATGTGCGTAAGTAGGTGGTAAAGAACATGTTTTCTCCTCTCACAAACGAGTATATATAagatagaagaaagagaaggcAATCATTGAAATATGAAACCACGtgcaaataaatttggaaCAATCATATACACACGGTATTGGTCATAAAGTGTAATAGacatataaataaattcattCACCCAccttatttctttctaGTAACAACAGAGTTGGTTAAAAATTCCAAAGCACTTCTTGCATCTGATTCAGGTAAACACCTCAAGTGAGCTAAGGCTGCATCTCTAAACTTTTCCGCCAACTTCCTTGTCTTTTGAACACCGTCTGATTCAACAACAGCAGATCTTGCAAGCTCTACATCTCCAGGAGAATTGAACTTACGGGCAATTAAAGGTCCTATTTCGGGTTTCATCTGCCATGCATAGAGGACAGGAGCAGTAGCCAATCCCAACTTGAGATCAGCTCCAGCGGGTTTACCTAATACATCCTCATTTGTCGTATAATCAAGCATGTCATCAACAATCTGGAAGCATAGTCCCAAATTTCTACCAAAGTTATAACAATGATCTATCATTTCATCGTTACACCCGGACAAAACTGCCGCTGAACGAGCAGATTTTGACATCAATGATGCCGTTTTAAGATATGTCTTATGAATGTAATATTCAAAGGCGGCTTTCACGTTTTCATCATGAGAAAACGTAACCTGGGGCTGCTTCAATGAATACTCAGGAACTTTCAGCGGAACACGACCAGTTGGGGCTGGAATTTGCTTGCTTTCCCCGTCATTGGTGATCTGATCCACGTTTGGCTGAAATACGGTATTCTTTAACTGCATGAATTCACCTTCGACCAAATTAGCAATTGCCGTGGACATTAATTCTGTAACCTCGTTATTTCTCAAACGTGAAAGTGCAACAGATGCTCTCGCAAGCAAGAAGTCACCGGCCAAAATGGACATCTTGTTGGTGAATGCAATATTTGCACTTGGCCGTCCTCTTCTAGAGTCGGCAATATCAATAACATCATCATGTAGCAAGGAAGATGTGTGAATGATCTCCGTTATTTCGGCCAGTCTCCGTTGTCTGGGGAGAATACCATTTTCGGCATCCATGctcttaattttttcactctgACTGAACGATTTGCTAAGAGGATTCAAAATGATATTTGGATTGAGGCCATATAGAATTTTCAATGGTGTAATTGAGTGCTCTGGATCTGCTCCAGCAAACGACATAGCGCTAGAAATGCCCCtatattctttttggtCGTTAATGTCTCGAGTATCGACGGTAATTCTAGTTCTCTCACTTTTTGGAATTTCTGCAAGAGATTTGGATATCAAGAGTACGATCAACGGTCTGACATTTTTGCCTCTGGACtcaaaataataagatGCGACTCTATTAAGTGTTGGATGTCCCGAGCCAATAAGAGCACCTATACTCTTAATCAAGGACTTCATCTCTTCTGAGACAAGTGCAAATGGATCATGCTGAGCTGTTTTCTTCGGCGTTGGATTCACAAGCTTATTTCCAGCTTCAATTGCTGCGTTATATGAGGAAACATGACGGCTTAAAAGTCTTACCTGAATAGAGGCAGCCCTAACGAGCCTTCCTTTATAAGCAAACATGATAGTGCAATGACGCTAATTGTGCGGCAAACTGTGATTAGATATCCACTAATGCAAACAATGGGTATCTATTACTGGATTATTAGAAATAAGACGTTAACAACTGATTGCCTAGGCTTCAACTTCTCTCGAATTATTTCAGACTTGTACTTTCTTCAATATGCCAAGGAGACgcaatatattttttaaacaAGGGACAAATTACGAGCTTTTTCAGAATTGTGCTGGTAATAGCTAATCTGCACTGTGGAGCAAAACTATTCCGATCAACAACACCGACTGAAGCTACGTATTTTATATATGATCagcaaaatgaaaaaaaaatatatatatatatatatgtgtATACGGCGCTGCCCCCTGGCTCAGTCTCGgccaaaaaattgaaacaCAGCAGACCCAACCTATTTTTTCCAGCCTGGAAAAAAAGCGCTTAATCCAACATTGACTGCTCTGCAGCAGGTCACTAAATTTCAATAGGGATCCACCAATCACACAAGAATTATTGATATGAGAACTACTTTAAACTTTGGAGATCAACTTGGTAGTTTAAGAAGACTTAATGATGCCGTTTTTAATTTGCTTATAGGTGTCTTTGCCGTACTTTTAAATAATTATCTGATATGTTGCGAAATCGAATCCACAAACTGAACCCGAACACCCATTTTTAAGGCGGTGTTCACCCCCTTCCCCAGAGAGGAAAAGGAACGAGGAAAAAGTACATCCATCCCCAAGTAAGTGAAACTCTATCAGGACTTGtagaaagaaacaaattAAATTATATCGAACTTATGTAtggattttatttttaccttcttaTTAAAATATGGCTTTGCtgctttgaaatatcatGTAACCTTGGGTTATAACACCGTCATTCATAAATTATAATAATGGAAGACTGATCTAACACGTactttaaaaatgaaagggCTATGTGAAGTGTCATTCGAAGCTcgttttcttgaaaaaaaaaaaaaaaaaatagaacgGACAGAAAAAAGGGAATTTTCAAAGCCCTAAAGTTAACCTAAATGATGATGTAGAATCTACATTTACAACGTGTATCAGCTTTAGAGTACAAATTGGAAGTGCGTGTATAATATCGACATTTAGAGGTGTTTAATTTGAAATTGTGCTCCTAGTGTGTGCAAATTTATAGAAGCTTGATCAAGCAAaatctttcaaataaaGGACACGGAGTATCATTTGTAATAGTGATGACAGATTggatttcatcatttccaCTTACACAGCACGCCGCAAAGTTTGCGAAAGAGCAGATATGTAAGGTGATAAGCACAGGACCAGTGCCGAGGCATATTGGATTTATAATGGATGGAAATCGACGGTAcgcaagaaaaaacaagatGGAACTAAAAGAAGGACATAGCGCAGGTTTTGACAGCATGGCAAAAATTTTGGAAACATGCTATGACTGCGGTGTTGAAGCAGTAACAGtgtttgcattttcaataGAGAACTTTAGCAGAAGCAGGTATGAAGTTAAATGGCTTATGGATCTTGGAAAGGCCAAATTCAAGCAGGTGATTGGAAACGGAGAATTgtgtgaaaaatatggaataCGAATAAGAATTTTAGGCAATACGAGCTTGCTTCCAAAAGATCTTCGGGAGGTTTTGAAGAATGCAGAGGAGATGACAAAGAATAACAAAAGAGCGATATTGAACGTTTGCTGGCCATATACATCTCGCGATGATATGACAAATGCCATCAGAAAGATTGTGGCGAGCGGATGTAGCTCGGAAAGAATCACTGAGGATACGATAAGCAACAATTTATACAGTGGTGGCTTGTCTAGAATGGATTTGTTAATAAGAACATCGGGCGTGTACAGATTAAGCGATTTCATGCTTTGGGAATGCGTTCATCCGGATTGTGAAATTGAGATTGTTTCTGTACTGTGGCCGGAATTTTCACCTACAAAGATGGTTTGGATACTTCTTAAATGGGGATTTTACCGAACGTATTATGGCCATAGGATGGCAAAGTTGATAAACATAGATTCAGAGCATGCAAAGGAGAGTTGAAGCTGCTGACTCAGCGGACATTCTTACGACCAAATACCGATGCATtgataaataaaacaaTACATACGTACAATGAACTTAATTAATTAGAGATAATTTACCAAACTGCTTTTTCTCATGTATTTCatttctattcttttccCGTTGTATTCGGACTTTCAAACTTTATTAAATCTTACTATATAAGTACACCTCAAAACATCATTTCTTGTCACCCTCTTTCTCGTGaatcttttcattttctttctgtgcTTTCTCGAATTCTTCCTTGAAATTCTGTGCTTTCTCCTTAGATCCGAATCTGATGGCGAAAGTCTGAACCTCTGGCTTTCCGTCGGAAACATCACCGGTACAAGTGTAAACCCAAGACTTCTCAGATCCAATGTTGGCCTTCAACTGGTATTCTGGTGCAAGATAATGGTTAGCACAAACTTTGAATGTCTTGTCTCTTCTCATGATCAGTCTAGTCTTGCCAGTCTTCTTATGCTTCAAAAATCTCACTTCACCTgttcctctttctttccattcCTTGGTCTCTGGCGCAAATCTGTACATCTTAGCTCTGATCTTGAAGACAACGTCCTCATCCTCTTCGTTATTCTTAACTTCAACCTTATCTAGATGAACAAGAGGCTCGAAATGGATgccatcatcttcaccttctgCAGATTTTTCTGCCTTTTTAgccttttcctcctttttttccttctcatcagcagctttttcttctgcagactcttttttcactgg
It includes:
- the YRB1 gene encoding Ran GTPase-binding protein yrb1 (BUSCO:EOG09264XT5): MSGKETKETTSSLPKPPTANVFAMFGGAKKTPVKKESAEEKAADEKEKKEEKAKKAEKSAEGEDDGIHFEPLVHLDKVEVKNNEEDEDVVFKIRAKMYRFAPETKEWKERGTGEVRFLKHKKTGKTRLIMRRDKTFKVCANHYLAPEYQLKANIGSEKSWVYTCTGDVSDGKPEVQTFAIRFGSKEKAQNFKEEFEKAQKENEKIHEKEGDKK
- a CDS encoding uncharacterized protein (BUSCO:EOG092634B5) — encoded protein: MFAYKGRLVRAASIQVRLLSRHVSSYNAAIEAGNKLVNPTPKKTAQHDPFALVSEEMKSLIKSIGALIGSGHPTLNRVASYYFESRGKNVRPLIVLLISKSLAEIPKSERTRITVDTRDINDQKEYRGISSAMSFAGADPEHSITPLKILYGLNPNIILNPLSKSFSQSEKIKSMDAENGILPRQRRLAEITEIIHTSSLLHDDVIDIADSRRGRPSANIAFTNKMSILAGDFLLARASVALSRLRNNEVTELMSTAIANLVEGEFMQLKNTVFQPNVDQITNDGESKQIPAPTGRVPLKVPEYSLKQPQVTFSHDENVKAAFEYYIHKTYLKTASLMSKSARSAAVLSGCNDEMIDHCYNFGRNLGLCFQIVDDMLDYTTNEDVLGKPAGADLKLGLATAPVLYAWQMKPEIGPLIARKFNSPGDVELARSAVVESDGVQKTRKLAEKFRDAALAHLRCLPESDARSALEFLTNSVVTRKK